The following DNA comes from Microthrixaceae bacterium.
ATGATTCAGGCGGCGTTCCCGCATCTGCTCGACCGCAACGGCAGCGTCGTCAACATCGCCTCGAACTCGGCGCTGATGGGAGCCCCGTACAACACGGTGTATTCATCTTCGAAGGCGGCGGTGGTCGCGCTGACCAGGTCGATCGCTGCGGAGTACATCAAGACCGGCGTGCGGGTGAACGCCGTCGCCCCCGGCGGCATCAACACGCCGATGATGGTCGCCGACACCTTCCCGCCGGACACGGACTGGAAGCTCATGCAGACGATGATCGGCTACCGCGGTGCCTCCGAACCCGAGGAGGTCGCAGCGGTGGTGTGCTTCTTGGCGTCGGATGAAGCGCGGTCGGTGCACGGATCGATCTACAGCGCCGACCTCGGTTTGAC
Coding sequences within:
- a CDS encoding SDR family oxidoreductase; translation: MRFEGRTAIITGAASGLGRAVARRLASEGARVFGVDMNEAGLIETQGLITEAGGSMSFGTGDISDRMTAHGLVSVAMDDLGQIDTLVNCAGVMRAGHMTDVDESTFDLIYNVNVKGTFWMIQAAFPHLLDRNGSVVNIASNSALMGAPYNTVYSSSKAAVVALTRSIAAEYIKTGVRVNAVAPGGINTPMMVADTFPPDTDWKLMQTMIGYRGASEPEEVAAVVCFLASDEARSVHGSIYSADLGLT